The proteins below are encoded in one region of Phycisphaerae bacterium:
- a CDS encoding exo-alpha-sialidase, with protein sequence MAQLEFLENGYYSLVVCPRSRDCPRTSPDNVVKLNDGSLLLPYCHKTGRADEATEITKGKRSTDGGRTWGRSFTIFPNEAKMHCGTGGWLRLGSGELAVAFYRMEAYDNMQIYLLRSSDEGKTFGEPARITPREGYNCPCNGRLVQLDGGRLIYPIAYTSRSRAADENYSTIVCYSDDGGATWRESRSELRAAKRGLMEPVIAEIADGRCLMLMRTQLGSQYQSFSDDGGETWSAVEPSALVCPEAGAHLARVPNTRDLLACWNYDYKPHWHRRHYGLRCPLTVAISRDGGRTWENIKDLEDDHRYAYMNPSIGFIDGYAYVTYARGHWISQWGIMDAKLTIVPIDFFYNDHRLDRAFREMPQPKAPLGIDINAQKK encoded by the coding sequence ATGGCCCAACTGGAGTTCCTCGAGAACGGCTACTACAGCCTCGTCGTCTGCCCGCGCAGCCGAGACTGCCCGCGCACCTCGCCGGACAACGTCGTGAAACTCAACGACGGCTCGCTTCTGCTGCCCTATTGCCACAAGACCGGCCGGGCCGACGAAGCGACCGAGATCACCAAGGGCAAGCGCTCGACAGACGGCGGGCGGACGTGGGGACGGTCGTTCACCATCTTTCCCAACGAGGCGAAGATGCACTGCGGCACCGGCGGCTGGCTGCGCCTCGGCTCGGGCGAACTGGCCGTCGCCTTCTACCGCATGGAAGCCTACGACAACATGCAGATCTACCTGCTCCGTTCGTCCGACGAGGGCAAGACCTTCGGCGAGCCCGCCCGCATCACGCCGCGCGAGGGTTACAACTGCCCGTGCAACGGCCGGCTGGTCCAGCTCGACGGCGGCCGGCTAATCTACCCGATCGCCTACACCTCCCGCAGCCGGGCTGCCGACGAGAACTACTCGACCATCGTCTGCTACAGCGACGACGGCGGGGCGACCTGGCGCGAGAGTCGCAGCGAGCTCCGCGCCGCCAAGCGAGGGTTGATGGAACCGGTGATCGCCGAGATCGCCGACGGGCGATGCCTGATGCTGATGCGCACCCAGTTGGGCTCACAGTACCAGTCGTTCTCGGACGACGGCGGCGAGACATGGTCGGCAGTTGAGCCGTCGGCGTTGGTCTGCCCCGAAGCCGGCGCTCATCTGGCGAGGGTCCCGAACACGCGAGACCTCCTGGCCTGCTGGAACTACGACTACAAGCCGCACTGGCATCGCCGCCACTACGGCCTGCGCTGCCCGCTGACCGTCGCGATCTCGCGCGACGGCGGCCGAACCTGGGAGAACATCAAGGACCTCGAGGACGACCACCGCTACGCCTACATGAACCCCTCGATCGGCTTCATCGACGGCTACGCCTACGTCACCTACGCCCGCGGCCACTGGATCAGCCAGTGGGGCATCATGGACGCCAAGCTGACCATCGTGCCGATCGACTTCTTCTACAACGACCACAGGCTCGACCGGGCCTTCCGCGAAATGCCCCAGCCGAAGGCCCCGCTGGGGATCGACATCAACGCCCAGAAGAAATAG